A single region of the Fimbriimonadaceae bacterium genome encodes:
- a CDS encoding DUF1385 domain-containing protein: MQPDSLGQPISALVRTTTALEPWESLARAAKLFRETVFDRLPVVEEDRVVGVVTQQSLALALAGGAIFEEPVSLAMVTDAPTITPLATGAEALRMMAETGVPELIVVDKDGFLIGMICAGDLADSGPRYITPPMVGGMATPFGVYLTTGSLRAGASGFALVTTGMLLFSMLFVTQWTSILLADWLLSQGLSIRWVANIEQGLPIILFLVAIKAIPLSSIHAAEHMVVNAIERGEPLQPSIVKRMPRVHPRCGTNVAVGLTLFLGISTTPWIPYYEVRVLAGLMAAMFLWRPLGGLMQLLVTTKTPKDRHVAMGIQAGTELLEKFRTTRGRTTVATRIYNSGMLHVITGSMLFYGFLQLISWLFKINLPF, from the coding sequence ATGCAGCCCGATTCTCTCGGACAACCGATTTCCGCGCTTGTGCGAACGACCACTGCCCTGGAGCCGTGGGAATCGCTTGCGCGTGCCGCAAAGCTGTTTCGTGAAACCGTATTCGACCGGCTCCCAGTAGTGGAGGAAGATCGCGTTGTCGGAGTCGTCACCCAGCAAAGCCTGGCCCTTGCCCTGGCAGGAGGCGCGATTTTTGAAGAGCCTGTAAGCCTCGCGATGGTTACCGACGCTCCAACGATCACGCCACTTGCCACCGGCGCCGAAGCCCTTCGAATGATGGCGGAAACGGGCGTGCCTGAACTCATCGTTGTCGACAAGGACGGATTTCTCATCGGCATGATTTGCGCCGGAGATCTTGCCGATTCAGGACCCCGATACATCACTCCCCCGATGGTCGGAGGAATGGCGACACCCTTCGGTGTCTACCTCACCACCGGATCGTTGCGTGCCGGAGCAAGCGGGTTCGCGCTCGTCACCACGGGAATGCTCCTATTCTCCATGCTCTTTGTCACCCAATGGACCTCTATCCTCTTGGCGGATTGGCTGCTGTCCCAAGGACTCAGCATCCGATGGGTGGCAAATATCGAGCAGGGGTTGCCCATCATTCTCTTTCTGGTCGCTATCAAGGCGATCCCTCTATCCTCGATCCACGCCGCGGAGCATATGGTCGTCAATGCCATCGAACGCGGAGAGCCGCTACAACCCTCCATCGTCAAGCGGATGCCACGCGTTCATCCAAGGTGCGGGACGAATGTAGCCGTCGGACTCACCCTGTTCTTGGGGATATCGACGACCCCCTGGATCCCTTACTACGAAGTGAGAGTCCTCGCCGGACTTATGGCCGCGATGTTCCTCTGGCGGCCTCTTGGCGGGCTCATGCAGCTTCTGGTGACCACCAAAACACCGAAAGATCGACACGTGGCAATGGGCATCCAAGCCGGAACCGAACTACTAGAGAAGTTTCGCACGACTCGAGGAAGAACCACCGTCGCGACGCGCATCTACAACAGCGGGATGCTGCACGTGATCACGGGCTCCATGCTCTTCTACGGCTTCCTCCAGCTCATCTCTTGGCTCTTTAAGATCAATCTCCCATTCTGA
- a CDS encoding preprotein translocase subunit SecG, which produces MQTVYNIVLGVSILVALVFAALVFFSGKGDAMSGGSGVRTSFKGKAGFDDFISRLILYLGVGFMVFMLVLDVIASRFLHK; this is translated from the coding sequence GTGCAGACCGTTTATAACATTGTCCTTGGAGTGTCGATATTAGTCGCACTGGTATTCGCCGCGCTGGTGTTTTTCTCCGGCAAGGGCGATGCGATGTCCGGCGGCTCCGGGGTTCGCACGAGCTTCAAAGGCAAGGCGGGATTCGATGACTTTATCTCTCGCTTGATCCTTTACCTGGGTGTCGGGTTTATGGTGTTCATGCTCGTGCTGGACGTTATCGCATCGCGATTTCTTCACAAGTAA
- a CDS encoding UDP-3-O-acyl-N-acetylglucosamine deacetylase: MTVEFVRRTVAAEVRFEGLGLHSGVPVQLVVHPSKGGLWFRLGEERVEAKAANVTETTRCTRLGPISTIEHLMSALAGLEITDAEIEMSAGECPALDGSSLEFANGLLKAGTTEIGRSTVDGLYTRVFVQEPDCKMGIAKGEGHWRYSFLTGERWPREQIFEVENVCASYLGEIAPARTFGFEEEIPMIQQAGLAKGLDFEKALVLGKEGYVNEPRFADEPARHKMLDAIGDLLLSGLPPSLLSVTMEKTGHKAHVKAALKLSKAVKIESVYL, from the coding sequence ATGACCGTAGAGTTCGTTCGAAGAACCGTTGCAGCCGAGGTGCGCTTTGAAGGCTTGGGGCTGCATTCGGGCGTGCCGGTTCAATTGGTGGTCCATCCGAGCAAAGGTGGATTGTGGTTTCGGCTTGGGGAAGAAAGGGTCGAGGCCAAGGCTGCGAATGTCACGGAGACGACGCGCTGTACCCGCCTTGGTCCGATTTCGACCATTGAGCATCTTATGAGCGCCCTTGCCGGACTCGAGATCACGGATGCAGAGATTGAGATGTCGGCTGGGGAGTGTCCAGCGCTTGACGGAAGTTCTCTTGAGTTTGCCAATGGGCTCCTGAAAGCCGGGACGACGGAGATTGGGAGGTCCACGGTCGACGGTCTGTATACACGAGTCTTCGTGCAGGAACCCGATTGCAAAATGGGTATTGCCAAGGGTGAAGGGCACTGGCGATATTCGTTCTTGACCGGTGAACGGTGGCCAAGGGAACAGATATTTGAAGTGGAGAATGTATGCGCCAGCTACCTTGGCGAGATCGCCCCGGCGCGGACTTTCGGCTTTGAAGAGGAGATTCCGATGATCCAGCAGGCCGGGCTGGCGAAGGGCTTGGACTTTGAGAAAGCTTTGGTCTTGGGGAAGGAAGGGTACGTCAATGAACCCCGCTTTGCCGATGAACCCGCGCGCCACAAAATGCTCGACGCTATAGGCGATCTCCTCCTTTCAGGATTACCGCCGAGTTTGCTGAGCGTGACGATGGAAAAGACGGGACACAAAGCCCACGTGAAGGCAGCGCTGAAGCTGTCGAAAGCCGTCAAGATTGAGTCGGTTTACTTGTGA